One genomic segment of Candidatus Neomarinimicrobiota bacterium includes these proteins:
- a CDS encoding DUF86 domain-containing protein has protein sequence MKKRFDEEIYRGALLHYLYLIADSCVAIAEMVIRYKNLRPPQSYAEAFDILGENGILDKEFAYSFARIAGFRNFLAHDYDTLSKDKICLYARDNLDEVLEFINQIRIVV, from the coding sequence GTGAAAAAAAGATTTGATGAGGAAATTTACCGGGGTGCTTTACTACACTATCTATATCTAATAGCTGATTCCTGTGTGGCTATTGCCGAGATGGTTATCAGATATAAAAATCTTAGACCACCACAGAGCTATGCAGAGGCGTTTGATATTTTGGGAGAAAACGGCATTTTAGATAAGGAATTTGCCTATTCTTTTGCCAGGATTGCAGGATTCAGAAATTTTTTAGCTCATGATTATGACACGCTCAGTAAGGATAAGATTTGCCTTTACGCACGAGATAATCTCGACGAAGTTCTGGAGTTTATTAACCAGATTAGGATAGTTGTATAG